In the genome of Gemmatimonadota bacterium, one region contains:
- a CDS encoding DUF5985 family protein encodes MSAAIAFLAGAVTTTYIIAGVFFLKFWRRTRDRLFLSFAGAFLLLALNQALADLIEVDDPRRGLAYLLRVVGFLLILYAIAEKNLGARGRVRARPPRSGKGAGHN; translated from the coding sequence GTGAGCGCCGCGATTGCCTTCCTCGCCGGAGCGGTCACGACGACCTACATCATCGCCGGCGTCTTCTTCCTGAAATTCTGGCGGCGGACGCGCGACCGGCTCTTTCTGAGCTTCGCAGGGGCATTCCTGCTGCTCGCCCTCAATCAGGCCCTGGCCGACCTGATCGAGGTCGATGATCCGCGCCGCGGCCTGGCGTACCTGCTGCGTGTGGTGGGCTTCCTGCTGATTCTCTATGCGATTGCGGAGAAGAACCTGGGCGCGCGCGGGCGCGTCAGGGCGCGTCCTCCCAGGAGCGGGAAAGGCGCTGGGCACAATTGA
- a CDS encoding DUF5985 family protein produces the protein MESIKVILYLLATLTCLLCTLLLYREYRKQRSRLLLWSALCFVGLSINNVLLFVDLVLIPSVDLRIYRLASALVGMLFLLYGFIWESASESRR, from the coding sequence ATGGAGAGTATCAAGGTCATTCTCTACCTGCTGGCGACCCTGACGTGCCTGTTGTGCACGCTCCTTCTCTATCGCGAGTACCGCAAGCAACGGAGCCGGTTGCTGCTCTGGAGCGCCCTCTGCTTCGTGGGTCTCTCCATCAACAACGTGCTCCTCTTCGTCGACCTCGTCCTGATCCCGTCGGTCGACTTGCGGATCTACCGTCTTGCCTCGGCCCTGGTGGGAATGCTCTTCCTCCTCTACGGCTTCATCTGGGAATCGGCGTCGGAGTCGCGCCGGTGA
- a CDS encoding VOC family protein, producing the protein MNMAKNTICVWYDKDAEAAARFYAATFPDSRVDAVHKAPSDYPSGKAGDTITVEFTVAGVACVGLNGGSYFKQTEAFSFQISTEDQAETDRYWNAIVGNGGQESECGWCKDKWGVSWQITPRVLTEAMAAGGEEAKRAFDAMMTMKKIDVATIEKARKG; encoded by the coding sequence ATGAATATGGCGAAGAACACCATCTGCGTCTGGTACGACAAGGACGCCGAGGCGGCGGCACGGTTCTATGCCGCGACCTTTCCCGACAGCCGCGTTGACGCGGTGCACAAGGCGCCGAGCGATTATCCCAGTGGCAAGGCAGGCGACACCATCACGGTGGAGTTCACCGTCGCAGGCGTGGCCTGCGTCGGCCTGAATGGCGGTTCGTACTTCAAGCAGACCGAGGCCTTCTCGTTCCAGATCTCGACGGAAGATCAGGCCGAGACCGACCGCTACTGGAACGCGATCGTGGGCAATGGCGGCCAGGAGAGCGAATGTGGCTGGTGCAAGGACAAGTGGGGCGTCTCGTGGCAGATCACGCCCCGCGTCCTCACCGAGGCAATGGCAGCCGGCGGTGAGGAGGCCAAGCGCGCCTTCGACGCGATGATGACGATGAAGAAGATCGACGTCGCCACCATCGAGAAGGCGCGCAAAGGGTGA
- a CDS encoding CHRD domain-containing protein, which yields MSPKAILLAITAVVGTAWTGTASRTAASPEFVANMTSSQETPANSSGATGTATFHVADNKLHYVVRVNGLSGSATAAHIHVGAAGVAGPPVFTFDIKSGVGKNGAIAEGTFDLKMSATASVTGDSLMTLLGNGNAYVNVHTAKYPNGETRGQVMVKK from the coding sequence ATGTCACCGAAAGCCATTCTTCTTGCCATCACCGCCGTCGTGGGAACCGCCTGGACCGGCACCGCTTCCCGCACCGCGGCTTCTCCAGAATTCGTCGCCAATATGACGAGCTCCCAGGAAACTCCTGCGAACAGCTCCGGCGCTACCGGGACGGCCACGTTTCATGTGGCAGACAACAAGCTCCACTACGTCGTCCGCGTGAACGGTCTCAGCGGTTCGGCGACGGCGGCGCATATCCACGTCGGTGCGGCCGGCGTGGCGGGCCCGCCGGTCTTCACCTTCGACATCAAGTCGGGTGTGGGAAAGAACGGCGCCATCGCCGAGGGAACCTTTGACCTCAAGATGAGCGCCACAGCCAGCGTCACCGGCGACTCGCTGATGACGCTGCTCGGCAATGGCAATGCCTATGTCAATGTCCACACGGCCAAGTACCCCAACGGCGAGACGCGTGGTCAGGTGATGGTCAAGAAGTAG
- a CDS encoding DoxX family membrane protein, translated as MDRRGNRWRRIGRALLAILFIGAGILHFTRPAAYIGIVPSYLPAHAFLVALSGVAEIAGGVGLLIPATRRAAGWGLLLLLIAVFPANIEMLRLYRARGVPFWGEALLWLRLPLQLVLMWWVWRVKDDR; from the coding sequence ATGGATAGGCGAGGGAACCGCTGGCGCCGGATCGGGCGGGCGCTGCTCGCGATCCTCTTCATCGGCGCGGGCATCCTGCACTTCACTCGGCCCGCTGCCTACATCGGCATCGTGCCCTCGTACCTTCCGGCGCATGCATTCCTGGTGGCTCTCAGCGGCGTCGCGGAGATTGCTGGCGGGGTCGGATTACTCATCCCCGCCACCCGTCGTGCAGCAGGCTGGGGACTGCTGCTCCTGCTCATCGCGGTCTTCCCTGCCAACATCGAGATGCTGCGACTCTATCGCGCACGCGGCGTTCCCTTCTGGGGCGAAGCGCTGCTCTGGTTGCGGTTGCCGCTGCAGCTGGTGTTGATGTGGTGGGTGTGGCGGGTGAAGGATGACCGATGA
- a CDS encoding PadR family transcriptional regulator has protein sequence MPLPVVKGTLDVLVLKALSWQPMHGFEVTAWLEARSGKRLALEDAALYQALYRMEKKGLVKAEWGVTEHNRRARYYRVTDLGAEQLLQQMNDWLEYADTVTSILTDPHPAR, from the coding sequence ATGCCCCTCCCAGTCGTCAAAGGGACCCTCGATGTCCTCGTCCTCAAGGCCCTCTCCTGGCAGCCGATGCACGGCTTCGAGGTGACCGCCTGGCTCGAGGCCCGGAGCGGCAAGCGGCTCGCCCTCGAAGACGCCGCCCTCTATCAGGCGCTCTACCGGATGGAGAAGAAGGGGCTCGTGAAGGCCGAATGGGGTGTCACCGAGCACAATCGTCGGGCCCGCTACTACCGCGTCACAGATCTGGGTGCCGAGCAGTTGCTTCAGCAGATGAACGACTGGCTCGAGTATGCCGACACCGTGACCAGCATCCTCACTGACCCGCACCCAGCGCGCTGA
- a CDS encoding ABC transporter permease, with amino-acid sequence MPFLRPGIRKLLRLGDGREVDDEIALHLELRIESLMRDGLTREEAAAEAARLFAASDASLRALHATANDRDDRMRLHERLESARQDLRYAARRLLREPAVTLFMVLTLALGIGANVTAFSLIDRILLRGPEHIVDGDGLSRIFLHTQGPPFGEQTMGWIPYPIYSALRTSMQGATAMGAYRVDDRMIGIGAAARPQRVGTADGAFFPLLGVKPLLGRFFGPADEAEGGATLAVLSEATWRNDYGADPNVVGKSYTSSDIVHTIIGVAPAGFTGASLGRVDAWTLISENGKGASKRSNNWNIIVRRKPGVTAAVIGSEADAIHSRNPDVGPKWTRDVKLLAAPISFDDTARPALESVLARWLGAISLIILLITCANLVNLQLARLARRQQELGIRVALGAGRSRVVRLLVLEGMLLAGAGGAGSLLVARLTEPVLRRVLFLNAGWSSTVVDGRVLLAVAAITLLTALVVGVIPALRAGGTGLTASLKSGVRVSGGRSRVRSALTVVQAALSVLLLVGAGLFLRSLAQVRALDLGIDAEHVIVAEAQFPASAGPFEERSALERSRYRELLEAVRREPGVERAALTIGLPFYGSFGVGIWVPGMDSIPQLPGGGPYITAVNSEYFATMGTRLVRGRVFGDADREGSDPVVIVGEAMARMLWPGKDALAQCLTLFEKTAPCARVVGVVADIHHSGLHEEASMQYYVPIGQERGFSGMSLVVRPRDGVALSWPALKATLMRANAGIAAIDVKKLGTALDGELRPLRLGMITFGLSGALALVVAALGLYSVMAYMVAWRTHEIGIRMALGATEGSVAWLVVRSGAILAGSGVIIGLGLAYAGRKLIQPQLFDVSGSDPLVFGGVAAVILGVALLAGWLPARRAARIRPTEALRAE; translated from the coding sequence ATGCCATTTCTCCGCCCCGGGATCCGCAAACTCCTCCGCCTCGGCGATGGTCGCGAAGTAGATGACGAGATCGCGCTCCATCTCGAGTTGCGGATCGAGTCGCTGATGCGCGATGGCCTCACGCGCGAAGAGGCAGCCGCCGAAGCCGCGCGACTCTTCGCCGCGAGCGATGCATCACTCCGCGCCCTTCACGCCACCGCCAACGACCGAGACGACCGGATGCGGCTGCACGAACGCCTTGAGAGCGCGCGCCAGGACCTGCGCTACGCCGCGCGCCGCCTGCTCCGCGAGCCCGCCGTCACTCTCTTCATGGTGCTCACCCTCGCCCTCGGCATCGGCGCCAACGTCACCGCCTTTTCGCTCATCGACCGGATTCTATTGCGAGGGCCGGAGCACATCGTTGATGGCGATGGCCTCTCGCGGATCTTCCTGCACACGCAGGGGCCGCCGTTCGGCGAGCAGACGATGGGGTGGATTCCCTACCCCATCTATTCCGCACTGCGCACCTCGATGCAGGGCGCGACCGCGATGGGTGCCTATCGCGTTGACGACCGGATGATCGGTATCGGCGCCGCCGCCCGGCCACAGCGCGTCGGCACCGCCGATGGCGCGTTCTTCCCGCTGCTCGGTGTCAAGCCGCTGCTCGGGCGCTTCTTCGGTCCGGCCGACGAGGCCGAGGGTGGCGCGACGCTCGCGGTGCTGAGCGAAGCGACCTGGCGGAATGACTATGGCGCCGATCCGAATGTCGTGGGCAAGAGCTACACCTCGAGTGACATTGTGCACACGATCATCGGTGTCGCGCCGGCGGGATTCACTGGCGCGTCACTCGGCCGAGTGGATGCGTGGACGCTGATCAGCGAGAACGGCAAAGGAGCGAGCAAGCGCTCAAACAACTGGAACATCATCGTTCGTCGCAAGCCGGGTGTCACCGCCGCAGTGATTGGCAGTGAGGCCGATGCGATCCATAGCCGCAATCCGGATGTCGGCCCCAAGTGGACGCGCGACGTGAAGCTCCTCGCGGCACCGATCAGTTTCGACGACACCGCCCGCCCCGCGCTCGAGAGCGTGCTCGCGCGCTGGCTCGGCGCGATCTCGCTGATCATCCTGCTGATTACCTGCGCCAATCTCGTGAACCTGCAACTCGCGCGGCTCGCGCGTCGGCAGCAGGAGCTGGGCATTCGCGTGGCACTTGGTGCCGGGCGTTCGCGTGTGGTGCGACTGCTGGTGCTCGAAGGGATGCTGCTCGCGGGAGCTGGTGGTGCCGGGTCACTGCTGGTAGCGCGGCTCACCGAGCCTGTGCTGCGGCGGGTGCTCTTCCTCAATGCGGGGTGGAGCAGCACGGTGGTCGATGGTCGCGTGCTGCTTGCGGTGGCAGCAATCACCCTGCTCACGGCGCTGGTGGTGGGGGTGATTCCCGCGCTGCGTGCCGGCGGCACCGGATTGACTGCATCGCTCAAGAGTGGCGTGCGGGTGAGTGGTGGCCGGTCACGCGTCCGGTCGGCACTGACGGTGGTGCAGGCAGCGTTGAGTGTGCTGCTGCTGGTGGGAGCGGGGTTGTTTCTGAGGTCTCTCGCGCAGGTGCGTGCGCTCGATTTGGGCATCGATGCCGAGCATGTGATTGTGGCCGAGGCGCAATTTCCGGCGAGCGCGGGGCCGTTCGAGGAACGTTCGGCGCTCGAGCGGTCGCGCTATCGCGAGTTACTCGAGGCGGTGCGTCGCGAGCCGGGTGTGGAGCGTGCGGCGCTCACGATCGGGCTGCCGTTCTACGGGTCGTTTGGTGTGGGGATCTGGGTGCCCGGAATGGATTCGATTCCTCAATTGCCGGGGGGCGGACCGTACATCACCGCGGTGAACAGCGAGTATTTCGCGACGATGGGGACGCGTCTCGTGCGTGGCCGAGTCTTTGGTGATGCCGATCGCGAAGGGAGTGATCCGGTGGTGATTGTGGGTGAGGCGATGGCGCGGATGCTCTGGCCCGGCAAGGATGCGCTGGCGCAGTGTCTCACGCTCTTCGAGAAGACGGCGCCGTGTGCGCGGGTGGTGGGTGTCGTGGCCGACATTCATCACAGCGGCCTGCACGAAGAGGCCTCAATGCAATACTACGTCCCGATTGGTCAGGAGCGCGGCTTCAGCGGGATGTCGCTGGTGGTGCGGCCGCGGGATGGGGTGGCGTTGAGCTGGCCGGCGCTGAAGGCGACGCTGATGCGGGCGAATGCCGGCATTGCCGCGATCGATGTGAAGAAACTCGGCACGGCGCTCGACGGGGAGTTGCGGCCGTTGCGACTCGGGATGATCACCTTCGGGCTGAGCGGCGCGCTCGCGCTGGTGGTCGCCGCGCTCGGCCTCTACTCGGTGATGGCGTATATGGTCGCGTGGCGGACGCACGAGATCGGGATCCGGATGGCGCTCGGTGCGACGGAGGGGTCGGTCGCGTGGCTGGTGGTGCGCAGCGGGGCGATTCTGGCTGGCAGCGGCGTGATCATCGGGCTCGGGTTGGCGTACGCGGGGCGGAAGCTGATCCAGCCGCAGCTCTTTGATGTCTCGGGGAGTGATCCGCTGGTCTTTGGCGGGGTGGCGGCGGTGATCCTGGGGGTGGCGTTGCTGGCGGGGTGGTTGCCGGCGAGACGGGCGGCGCGGATCCGGCCGACGGAGGCGTTGCGCGCCGAGTAG
- a CDS encoding class I SAM-dependent DNA methyltransferase, which produces MAADLVAVEKHLWAAADELWANTGLKPAEFSTPVLGLIFLRYADKRFTELTQTWAREGTPTDEIEAVDYQAEGVLFLPDEARFSHLVGLTEGSNLGRAITIAMSLVEEYNPELKGVLPRGYNLLPNATLGELLRLLAPLDLEGDAFGKVYEYFLGNFALKEGQKGGVFYTPPSIVRLIVEILQPFHGRIFDPACGSGGMFVQSAAFVQRHQKNATRELTVFGTEKASDTVKLAKMNLAVHGLSGDVREANTYYEDPQKAVSSKGGRFDFVMANPPFNVSGVDKDRLKDDPRFLLGLPTTDNANYLWIQLFGASLNQNGRAGFVMANSAGDARGSEQDIRKKLIQSGVVDVIVTVGSNFFYTVTLPCTLWFFDRAKARGPRRDKVLFIDARPFFVQVSRAIREFAPAQLELLANIVRLYRGEEPEYDQGSKAMVSEHFPGATYTDVAGLCKAATLNEIEANGWSLNPGRYVGIGARAADEFDFAERLQELNEELQKLDLAAIPLREAIDQGVQELLA; this is translated from the coding sequence ATGGCCGCCGACCTCGTAGCAGTCGAAAAACATCTCTGGGCCGCCGCTGACGAGCTCTGGGCCAACACTGGTCTTAAGCCTGCGGAGTTCTCCACCCCCGTTCTCGGGCTCATCTTCCTGCGGTATGCGGACAAGCGGTTCACCGAACTGACTCAGACTTGGGCTAGGGAGGGGACGCCAACGGATGAGATCGAAGCCGTGGATTACCAGGCGGAAGGTGTGCTCTTTCTGCCGGACGAGGCCCGCTTCTCCCACTTGGTGGGGCTCACCGAGGGGAGCAACCTGGGCAGGGCCATCACGATTGCGATGTCGTTGGTCGAAGAGTACAACCCAGAACTGAAAGGTGTCCTCCCCCGCGGCTACAACCTCCTGCCAAATGCGACGCTGGGTGAGCTGCTCCGTTTGTTGGCGCCGTTGGACTTGGAGGGCGATGCCTTCGGAAAGGTCTACGAATACTTCTTAGGCAACTTCGCCCTTAAAGAGGGACAGAAAGGCGGGGTCTTCTACACTCCACCCAGCATAGTCAGGCTGATCGTCGAGATCCTACAGCCGTTCCACGGTCGAATCTTCGACCCTGCTTGCGGCTCAGGGGGGATGTTCGTGCAATCGGCCGCTTTCGTACAGCGCCATCAAAAGAATGCGACGCGGGAGCTCACCGTGTTCGGGACCGAGAAGGCCAGCGACACCGTGAAGCTGGCCAAGATGAATCTCGCGGTTCACGGGCTGTCAGGGGACGTCCGCGAGGCCAACACTTACTACGAGGACCCCCAGAAGGCGGTGTCGAGCAAAGGTGGTCGATTTGATTTCGTGATGGCCAACCCGCCATTCAACGTATCCGGCGTCGATAAGGACAGGCTGAAGGATGACCCCCGCTTCCTGCTTGGGCTGCCGACTACCGACAACGCGAACTACCTGTGGATCCAGCTTTTCGGGGCCAGCCTTAACCAGAACGGCCGTGCCGGCTTCGTCATGGCAAACTCAGCCGGCGATGCGCGTGGCAGCGAGCAGGACATACGCAAGAAGCTGATCCAGAGCGGAGTGGTAGACGTGATCGTCACCGTGGGCTCCAACTTTTTCTACACGGTCACACTCCCCTGCACCCTATGGTTTTTCGACCGCGCGAAGGCACGCGGGCCGCGCAGAGACAAGGTCTTGTTCATCGATGCTAGGCCGTTCTTTGTGCAGGTAAGCCGGGCCATTCGAGAGTTCGCTCCTGCGCAGTTGGAGCTCCTGGCCAACATCGTGCGACTGTACCGCGGGGAGGAACCGGAGTACGACCAAGGAAGCAAGGCGATGGTGAGCGAGCACTTCCCCGGCGCGACGTACACGGACGTTGCCGGTCTCTGCAAGGCCGCTACCCTAAATGAGATCGAGGCCAATGGTTGGAGCCTGAATCCGGGGAGGTATGTCGGCATCGGTGCTCGCGCCGCCGATGAATTCGACTTCGCAGAGCGACTCCAGGAATTGAACGAGGAGCTGCAGAAACTGGATCTGGCGGCAATTCCGCTTCGGGAAGCCATCGACCAGGGAGTACAGGAGTTGCTCGCATGA